In Actinoplanes sp. NBC_00393, a single genomic region encodes these proteins:
- a CDS encoding DUF402 domain-containing protein, which produces MPSPVTVIRDGAVRARGYRDGDAVVYDWGFTWQGAEREQRSFVLLDTGFQINQPVVFPEHQRGWWYCDLVRVVDEGHTVHVDDHWIDVIVGPPDHPYRVLDLDEYADAIAAGDLDAATGVDGLRRTQLFLDRHLNRRHDTRRDCWPDFPPRAIAALAGLVVTPQWEHLDR; this is translated from the coding sequence ATGCCCTCCCCCGTGACCGTCATCCGCGACGGCGCCGTGCGCGCACGCGGCTACCGCGACGGCGACGCGGTCGTCTACGACTGGGGCTTCACCTGGCAGGGCGCCGAGCGCGAGCAGCGCAGTTTCGTGCTGCTCGACACCGGGTTCCAGATCAACCAGCCGGTCGTCTTCCCGGAGCACCAGCGCGGCTGGTGGTACTGCGACCTGGTACGAGTCGTCGACGAGGGGCACACCGTGCACGTCGACGACCATTGGATCGACGTGATCGTCGGGCCGCCCGACCATCCGTACCGGGTGCTCGACCTCGACGAGTACGCCGACGCGATCGCCGCCGGCGACCTGGACGCCGCCACCGGCGTGGACGGGCTGCGCCGTACGCAGCTGTTTCTCGATCGGCACCTGAACCGCCGGCACGACACCCGGCGCGACTGCTGGCCCGACTTCCCGCCCCGCGCCATCGCCGCGCTGGCCGGCCTCGTGGTCACCCCGCAGTGGGAGCACCTGGACCGGTGA
- a CDS encoding FtsX-like permease family protein produces the protein MILGLVRQALRRHPWTFVGPACTQALAATIVTASLGLQSSLPAGQESSLTVVAPLFVLISVYLSLIIVGVTMGSAISRQARDIALVKTIGAGPGQVRRAIALQAAVVSVPATLAGAALGSLVGRWWVAGLVANDVAPASVVFHAHPAALPIAFAVTVPTSLLGALLAAIRLSRVRPAAAMSDTAVPRRNIGIIRTGAGLLFAAAGIVAAQQIATMNAEDAGGSAFIVMLAMCIAAGLLGPVLLRAGAPLARLFGRTGAIAATSLAVRSRSLSGALVPLSLATSFATVKVAMHTTVAHVTGVDEARDVLWLDYSGTVVYSAFATVAALATLVTVTMGRRQEFATVRLTGATKAQALRIVACEAFVVVVTGLLVAAGAAATLLVPLLHASLGVTMPYLPAGAIIAGVLGVVLVVGLGMLLPAAVLLRRRPLEAVSVDA, from the coding sequence ATGATCCTCGGGCTGGTGCGGCAGGCACTGCGCAGACATCCGTGGACGTTCGTCGGGCCGGCCTGCACGCAGGCGCTGGCCGCCACCATCGTGACCGCCTCGCTCGGGCTGCAGTCCTCGCTCCCGGCGGGGCAGGAGAGCAGCCTGACCGTCGTCGCGCCGCTGTTCGTGCTGATCTCCGTCTACCTGTCGCTGATCATCGTCGGCGTGACGATGGGTTCGGCGATCAGCCGCCAGGCCCGCGACATCGCGCTGGTCAAGACGATCGGCGCCGGCCCCGGGCAGGTACGCCGGGCGATCGCCCTGCAGGCCGCGGTGGTGTCCGTGCCGGCCACGCTGGCCGGCGCCGCGCTCGGCAGTCTGGTCGGCCGCTGGTGGGTGGCCGGCCTGGTCGCCAACGACGTGGCCCCGGCATCGGTCGTCTTCCACGCGCATCCGGCGGCGCTGCCGATCGCGTTCGCGGTCACCGTGCCCACCTCGCTGCTCGGCGCCCTGCTCGCCGCGATCCGGCTGTCGCGGGTGCGCCCGGCCGCCGCGATGAGCGACACCGCCGTGCCGCGGCGCAACATCGGGATCATCCGTACGGGCGCCGGGCTGCTCTTCGCCGCCGCCGGCATCGTCGCCGCCCAGCAGATCGCCACGATGAACGCCGAGGACGCCGGCGGGTCGGCGTTCATCGTGATGCTCGCGATGTGTATCGCCGCCGGGCTGCTGGGCCCGGTGCTGCTGCGCGCCGGCGCCCCGCTGGCCAGGCTCTTCGGCCGCACCGGCGCGATCGCCGCCACCAGCCTGGCGGTCCGCTCACGCTCGCTCTCCGGCGCGCTGGTGCCGCTGTCGCTGGCCACCTCGTTCGCCACCGTCAAGGTCGCCATGCACACCACGGTCGCCCACGTGACCGGCGTCGACGAGGCCCGCGACGTGCTCTGGCTCGACTATTCGGGCACGGTCGTCTACTCCGCCTTCGCCACGGTGGCGGCACTGGCCACGCTGGTCACGGTCACCATGGGCCGGCGTCAGGAGTTCGCGACCGTACGCCTGACCGGCGCGACGAAAGCGCAGGCCCTGCGCATCGTCGCCTGCGAAGCATTCGTGGTGGTCGTTACCGGGCTGCTCGTCGCAGCCGGTGCGGCGGCTACGCTGCTGGTGCCGTTGCTGCACGCGAGCCTCGGCGTCACGATGCCCTACCTGCCGGCGGGGGCGATCATCGCGGGGGTGCTCGGCGTGGTTCTGGTGGTGGGTCTCGGCATGCTGCTGCCCGCCGCAGTCCTGCTGCGCCGCCGGCCGCTCGAGGCCGTCAGCGTGGACGCGTGA
- a CDS encoding sialidase family protein, which yields MSRLLRLIAVTILLLPAACHRPVAESGPGGWTADTKGRNGLGTVPATDLGFVRHADAVDWPSASDWVPPGDGLRAMLPAADCVLALGDYLNGHRAVTANWTGPQACDRLQLDPAPDGRQGNGDGPPDQVNGWPGGGINADAALVTPEGSILAAASDGLTRYRDGQREQLARADLSTAGFEGNGTRSLVRGLVRTRSGRIVVNADLTTSAGPPPAVLVSADGRKSLRRVDLPAADGPAPGSRQLLAVMAAEGDTVVAIGYGWGTVGVWRSVDGGRRWTVSSVDGLPPQLVLTRLVRAGERWLAFGAVDRTETGEQDIPYVLSSADGVTWKPVPTAGMGAGRVADVTVDRSGTVVVVGAVDDSRPYVEGRRDDYCGVVWLGDGTGGWQRGELGCSDSPPQAVTTLHDGRVLIAGNRDLWLRAAA from the coding sequence GTGTCCCGACTGCTGCGCCTGATCGCCGTGACGATCCTGCTTCTCCCTGCCGCGTGTCACCGGCCCGTCGCGGAGTCCGGGCCGGGCGGCTGGACCGCCGACACGAAAGGCCGCAACGGACTCGGCACGGTGCCGGCCACCGATCTGGGCTTCGTGCGCCACGCCGACGCGGTGGACTGGCCGTCCGCCTCGGACTGGGTGCCGCCGGGCGACGGACTGCGGGCCATGCTGCCGGCGGCGGACTGCGTGCTCGCGCTCGGCGACTACCTGAACGGCCATCGTGCGGTGACCGCGAACTGGACCGGGCCGCAGGCCTGCGACCGGCTGCAACTGGATCCGGCACCGGACGGCAGGCAGGGAAACGGTGACGGTCCGCCGGATCAGGTCAACGGCTGGCCGGGCGGCGGGATCAACGCCGACGCGGCGCTCGTGACACCGGAGGGCAGCATCCTGGCCGCCGCGAGCGACGGTCTGACTCGTTACCGCGACGGGCAGCGCGAGCAGCTGGCCCGGGCCGACCTGTCCACCGCCGGGTTCGAGGGCAACGGTACGCGCAGCCTGGTCCGGGGCCTGGTCCGGACCCGCAGCGGTCGCATCGTCGTCAACGCCGACCTGACCACGTCGGCCGGCCCGCCTCCGGCGGTCCTGGTCTCCGCCGACGGCAGGAAGTCGCTGCGCCGGGTCGATCTGCCGGCCGCCGACGGCCCGGCGCCCGGCAGCCGGCAACTGCTGGCGGTGATGGCCGCCGAGGGCGACACCGTGGTGGCCATCGGGTACGGGTGGGGCACGGTCGGTGTGTGGCGCTCCGTCGACGGCGGCCGCAGATGGACGGTGTCGAGCGTCGACGGTCTGCCGCCGCAGCTGGTGCTGACCCGGCTCGTGCGCGCCGGCGAGCGGTGGTTGGCGTTCGGCGCAGTGGACCGGACCGAGACTGGAGAGCAGGACATTCCGTACGTGTTGAGCAGCGCGGACGGCGTCACCTGGAAGCCGGTCCCGACCGCCGGGATGGGCGCCGGCCGGGTCGCCGACGTCACGGTCGACCGCAGCGGGACCGTGGTCGTGGTCGGGGCCGTCGACGACTCCCGGCCGTACGTGGAGGGCCGCCGCGACGACTACTGCGGTGTCGTGTGGCTCGGCGACGGGACGGGCGGGTGGCAGCGCGGCGAGCTGGGCTGCAGCGACTCCCCGCCGCAGGCGGTCACCACCCTGCACGACGGCCGGGTGCTGATCGCCGGCAACCGTGACCTGTGGCTGCGGGCCGCCGCGTGA
- a CDS encoding histidine phosphatase family protein, with amino-acid sequence MTPIEVVFETHALSEDNERGIATGWLPGRLSEQGRANAAAMGRRRRGDGITAVFSSDLRRAAQTAEIAFGQTGIPILYDWRLRECDFGTRNGSPAAEISSDRLDYCDRPYPGGESHTEAISRVTRFLADLPTRWAGQRVMVIGHRATYRALEQATTGRTVHDLVAADFLWKAEGWEYRLR; translated from the coding sequence ATGACGCCGATCGAGGTGGTGTTCGAGACCCATGCGCTGAGCGAGGACAACGAGCGCGGCATCGCCACCGGATGGCTGCCGGGGCGCCTCAGCGAGCAGGGGCGGGCCAACGCCGCCGCCATGGGGCGGCGGCGACGCGGCGACGGTATTACCGCGGTGTTCAGCTCCGACCTGCGGCGTGCCGCGCAGACGGCGGAGATCGCCTTCGGCCAGACCGGGATCCCGATTCTGTACGACTGGCGGCTGCGCGAATGCGACTTCGGCACCCGCAACGGCTCCCCCGCCGCCGAGATCAGCAGCGACCGGCTCGACTACTGCGATCGTCCCTATCCCGGCGGCGAGAGCCACACCGAGGCGATCTCCCGGGTGACGCGGTTCCTCGCCGATCTGCCGACCAGGTGGGCCGGGCAGCGCGTCATGGTGATCGGCCACCGCGCGACGTACCGAGCCCTCGAACAGGCGACCACCGGTCGAACCGTTCACGATCTGGTCGCGGCGGACTTCCTTTGGAAGGCCGAGGGCTGGGAGTATCGCCTGCGCTGA
- a CDS encoding DUF1062 domain-containing protein gives MQRAVPRAFLLRISHRNRCTSVLKIWAVVPTRLPLVRRRCHACAADRFRASGKFRVNANHKLLDAWLLVLCTGCGDTAKLTLLERTNVRSIPPSLLDRLHDNDRGLVAELLQDPDVQHRNHIALDWDDAWRLDTGGSEHLDQEVIDIAVRFAAPIPVRPVRLIADGCGLTRGEVLRLITAGKLVSAVRLNGKLAGDFTFTLKR, from the coding sequence TTGCAGCGCGCCGTGCCGCGCGCCTTTCTGCTGCGGATTTCTCACAGGAACCGGTGTACCTCTGTGCTCAAAATCTGGGCCGTCGTGCCCACGCGCCTTCCCCTCGTTCGCCGTCGATGCCACGCCTGCGCCGCCGACCGTTTCCGGGCGAGCGGCAAATTCCGGGTCAACGCCAACCACAAACTGCTCGACGCCTGGCTTCTCGTGCTGTGTACCGGTTGCGGGGACACGGCCAAGCTGACCCTGCTGGAGCGGACCAATGTGCGTTCCATTCCGCCATCGTTGCTGGACCGGCTGCATGACAACGACCGTGGTCTGGTCGCGGAACTGCTGCAGGACCCGGATGTGCAGCACCGCAACCACATCGCCCTGGACTGGGACGACGCCTGGCGTCTCGACACCGGCGGATCGGAACACCTCGACCAGGAGGTGATCGACATCGCGGTCCGCTTCGCGGCGCCCATCCCGGTCCGGCCGGTGCGCCTGATCGCGGACGGGTGCGGCCTCACCCGCGGCGAGGTCCTCCGGCTGATCACGGCCGGCAAGCTGGTCTCGGCGGTTCGCCTGAACGGCAAGCTCGCCGGCGACTTCACCTTCACGCTCAAACGCTGA
- a CDS encoding sensor histidine kinase: MVLRILRAPVEARTWRAVGYALTSLFLALPLFALAVLGLLASVLSVLTVGLPFLVAVLFLLRGTARWVRAPARSLLGWDWPAPQPLGRRSNPVRWATAVLRDPTGWRALGYCLLKLPLAVITVYLGVFILVGLAAVTSPAWWSFAHETLGAPQEIAWSTVAIGASCALICPWLVRLCTALDRVLIRALLEPDPARARIAQLEAGRAALQADAAAVLRRVERDLHDGTQARLVALAVSLSRIERRTGDEVRPLVRDAQDNITEALAELRDIIRTIHPPALDDGLPTALQTLAARSPVPVDLRVDLAGRPSDAVASALYFSVAELLTNVARHARAGRVSVALDEHDHTVRLSVRDDGRGGARPGDGSGLAGLTRRATALDGSLTVDSPAGGPTTITLTLPKES, encoded by the coding sequence ATGGTCCTGCGGATCCTGCGGGCGCCGGTCGAGGCCCGCACCTGGCGGGCCGTCGGCTACGCGCTGACCAGCCTGTTCCTGGCCCTCCCGCTGTTCGCGCTGGCCGTCCTCGGTCTGCTCGCGTCGGTGCTGTCGGTGCTCACCGTCGGCCTGCCGTTCCTGGTCGCCGTGCTGTTCCTGCTGCGCGGCACCGCGCGCTGGGTGCGGGCCCCGGCGCGGTCGCTCCTCGGCTGGGACTGGCCGGCGCCGCAGCCGCTGGGCCGCCGGAGCAACCCGGTGCGCTGGGCCACTGCCGTCCTGCGTGATCCCACCGGGTGGCGCGCGCTCGGCTACTGCCTGCTGAAACTCCCGCTCGCGGTGATCACCGTCTACCTCGGAGTCTTCATCCTGGTCGGGCTGGCCGCTGTCACATCCCCGGCCTGGTGGTCGTTCGCGCACGAGACCCTGGGCGCCCCGCAGGAGATCGCCTGGTCCACCGTGGCCATCGGCGCCTCCTGCGCCCTGATCTGCCCGTGGCTGGTCCGGCTCTGCACCGCCCTGGACCGCGTCCTGATCCGCGCACTGCTCGAACCGGACCCGGCCCGCGCCCGGATCGCCCAGCTCGAGGCCGGCCGGGCGGCCCTGCAGGCGGACGCGGCCGCCGTGCTGCGCCGCGTCGAACGCGACCTGCACGACGGCACCCAGGCCCGCCTCGTCGCGCTCGCGGTGTCGCTGTCCCGGATCGAACGCCGCACCGGCGACGAGGTCCGGCCCCTGGTCCGCGACGCGCAGGACAACATCACCGAGGCGCTCGCCGAGCTGCGCGACATCATCCGCACCATCCACCCGCCGGCGCTCGACGACGGTCTGCCGACCGCCCTGCAGACCCTGGCAGCGCGCAGCCCGGTGCCGGTGGACCTGCGCGTCGACCTGGCCGGGCGGCCCAGCGACGCGGTCGCCTCGGCGCTGTACTTCAGCGTCGCCGAACTGCTCACCAACGTCGCCCGGCACGCCCGGGCGGGCCGGGTCAGCGTCGCCCTCGACGAGCACGACCACACGGTACGGCTGAGCGTGCGCGACGACGGCCGCGGCGGCGCCCGGCCCGGCGACGGGAGCGGGCTGGCCGGGCTCACCCGCCGGGCCACCGCCCTGGACGGGTCGCTGACCGTCGACAGCCCGGCCGGCGGGCCGACCACCATCACCCTGACCCTGCCGAAGGAGAGCTGA
- a CDS encoding serine hydrolase domain-containing protein — translation MTVGGQLQGWIDQAAERHRVPGAAVAVGVGEELFEAATGVVNRNTGVEATTDSLFQIGSVTKVWTASLVMQLVDEGLVGLDEPVRTYLPTFGVRDAGASGAVTVRQLLSHTGGFEGDLFEDTGRGDDAVLKLIDYMRGNAGQVHAPGEMFSYCNSGYCALGALVARLRGGTWEAAMRERLIEPIGAKHMALYAEEALMFRAAVGHVGESQRVSPRWQLPQSNAPAGSTPSGAPRDLVRFGRMLLADGVAEDGTRVLPPGTFAEMRRPQVTLPDLGARHPYAWGLGLMLFHWDGVPVVGHDGSTTGQRTAWRIVPDRGVVLAVLTNGGDAQPFIDEMLAEILAATAGIRVPARLLPPDTPVPFSGDTVAGRFEGPMALFEVTADADGIALTTTPKGLAVEFEDGPSTARYVHAGDNRFVGTEREEGLYPLIAFLRDGRYLYNMRANPRTPR, via the coding sequence ATGACGGTGGGAGGGCAGCTTCAAGGGTGGATCGATCAGGCGGCCGAGCGGCATCGGGTGCCGGGGGCTGCGGTGGCCGTCGGCGTCGGCGAGGAGCTCTTCGAGGCGGCCACCGGGGTGGTCAACCGGAACACCGGGGTGGAGGCCACGACCGACAGCCTGTTCCAGATCGGGTCGGTCACCAAGGTGTGGACGGCGTCGCTGGTCATGCAGCTTGTCGACGAGGGGCTCGTCGGGTTGGACGAGCCGGTTCGCACCTACCTGCCGACGTTCGGTGTGCGGGATGCGGGGGCGTCCGGGGCGGTCACCGTGCGGCAGCTGCTGTCGCACACGGGCGGGTTCGAAGGGGACCTGTTCGAGGACACCGGCCGCGGTGACGACGCCGTGCTCAAGCTGATCGACTACATGCGGGGCAACGCCGGCCAGGTGCACGCGCCGGGGGAGATGTTCTCGTACTGCAACAGCGGGTACTGCGCGCTCGGCGCCCTCGTCGCGCGGCTGCGCGGCGGGACCTGGGAGGCGGCGATGCGGGAACGCCTGATCGAGCCGATCGGGGCGAAGCACATGGCACTGTACGCCGAAGAGGCGCTGATGTTCCGCGCCGCGGTCGGACATGTCGGGGAATCGCAGCGGGTGTCGCCGCGGTGGCAGTTGCCGCAGTCGAACGCGCCGGCCGGGTCCACGCCGAGCGGGGCGCCCCGGGACCTGGTGCGGTTCGGGCGGATGCTGCTCGCGGACGGGGTGGCGGAGGACGGCACCCGGGTGCTGCCGCCCGGAACCTTCGCCGAGATGCGCCGGCCCCAGGTCACCCTGCCTGATCTCGGAGCGCGTCACCCGTACGCATGGGGCCTGGGTCTGATGCTCTTCCATTGGGACGGCGTCCCGGTGGTGGGCCACGACGGAAGCACGACCGGACAGCGCACGGCCTGGCGGATCGTGCCGGATCGTGGCGTGGTGCTGGCCGTCTTGACCAACGGCGGGGACGCGCAGCCCTTCATCGACGAGATGCTGGCTGAGATCCTCGCCGCGACCGCCGGGATCCGCGTGCCGGCACGGCTGCTGCCGCCGGATACGCCGGTGCCTTTCAGCGGTGACACGGTTGCCGGTCGCTTCGAGGGGCCGATGGCCCTCTTCGAGGTGACGGCCGATGCGGACGGAATAGCCCTCACCACCACCCCGAAAGGCCTGGCGGTGGAGTTCGAGGACGGGCCGAGCACAGCCCGGTACGTCCACGCCGGCGACAACCGTTTCGTTGGGACCGAGCGCGAGGAAGGACTGTATCCGCTGATCGCGTTCCTGCGGGACGGCCGCTATCTGTACAACATGCGAGCCAATCCGCGAACGCCGCGTTGA
- a CDS encoding phosphotransferase family protein, whose product MTLTWLDEPTVDALRAGLRVVAPKLADGAIVTRGLEASDDPQWCTASAVVDDRFVVKFAWAEPPAQRIRHQVRVLNALRTSAPGLPLPEVVAASDSPAMLVTRRTPASPFFGVRHLITPADPEVARDLATVLAVLHNPAVLKSVSEAIGPLPEPAAHATTDTLRARLGPLIRPGQRDRVLSWCDWTDDILAAPARTVLVHGDFHGDNHLWDRDSLRLRLVIDLETAGTGEPEFDLRCLPGDCGIPLFTATLTQYEQLSGTKLDIDRIMAWHLRTVLGDALWRAEAGVPLPDHRTPAEWVDDLDARFTALSTFDRP is encoded by the coding sequence GTGACCTTGACCTGGTTGGACGAGCCCACGGTGGACGCGCTGCGGGCCGGCCTGCGCGTGGTGGCCCCGAAACTCGCTGACGGCGCGATCGTCACCCGGGGGCTGGAGGCGAGCGACGATCCGCAGTGGTGCACAGCGAGCGCGGTGGTCGACGACCGGTTCGTGGTGAAGTTCGCCTGGGCCGAGCCGCCCGCGCAGCGGATCCGCCATCAGGTGCGGGTGCTGAACGCGCTACGTACGTCCGCACCGGGCCTGCCGCTGCCCGAGGTGGTGGCCGCGTCCGACTCACCAGCGATGCTGGTGACCCGCCGGACGCCGGCGTCACCGTTCTTCGGCGTCCGGCACCTGATCACCCCGGCCGACCCTGAGGTGGCGCGTGACCTGGCCACCGTCCTTGCCGTCCTGCACAACCCCGCCGTGCTGAAGTCGGTGTCCGAGGCGATCGGCCCGTTACCCGAACCGGCGGCGCACGCCACGACGGACACCCTGCGCGCCCGGCTCGGCCCCCTGATCAGACCCGGCCAGCGGGATCGGGTGCTGTCGTGGTGCGACTGGACCGACGACATCCTCGCGGCCCCGGCCCGGACCGTCCTGGTGCACGGCGACTTCCACGGCGACAACCACCTCTGGGACCGCGACTCCCTGCGGCTGCGCCTCGTCATAGACCTGGAAACCGCCGGCACCGGCGAACCCGAGTTCGACCTGCGATGCCTGCCCGGCGACTGCGGCATCCCCCTGTTCACCGCGACGCTAACCCAATACGAACAGCTGTCCGGCACGAAGCTGGACATCGACCGGATCATGGCCTGGCACTTGCGCACCGTCCTGGGCGACGCCCTGTGGCGGGCCGAGGCCGGAGTCCCCTTGCCGGACCACCGCACCCCGGCAGAGTGGGTCGATGACCTGGACGCCAGGTTCACCGCCCTCTCCACCTTCGACCGTCCCTAG
- a CDS encoding DUF4214 domain-containing protein produces the protein MCDESGQKHEHELYPPLPPRIEEVARRLAEMAVTEDNYATILETICGATDDSQPVEQYDGTLGVTVPFVSAHQGAVGQLQWNDDLALKYVDAGNVSGVRWCSGTLITENLFLTAGHCLDSVPRSPNSWQLPLVNGTNTVIPSSEIVTNMHVNFNYQLDANGTPRPEQRVAIAELVEHRLGQLDFAVIRLVGAPAQQFGSTAVADEDSQLQDMVCIIGHPAGQRKRIEAGPVTGLVNTQIRYNDIDTLGGNSGSAILSPTGEVVGVHTNGGCTTGGGFNFGVRISSIINASPTIRDLATRATEKERDWITALYADLLARQPDQQGLDFWVAQRQSGASIRDVVQGFLRSSEYCTIAASRIYVEILDRQPDDPGLKHWTDQFGRGVPRHDILVGFLDSPEYRNNHPVPDHFVESLYGKLLGRVSDPAGRQHWINVLNSGTSTADVIRSFLFSPEYCTQRITELYAFLLGRVPDANGLAHWVAVMTSGTPFQEIQHGFLESPEYRARALTRFANPA, from the coding sequence ATGTGCGATGAAAGCGGTCAGAAGCACGAGCACGAGCTGTACCCACCACTCCCTCCCCGGATCGAGGAGGTGGCACGCCGGCTCGCGGAAATGGCAGTCACCGAGGACAACTACGCGACGATCCTGGAAACGATCTGCGGCGCGACCGACGACTCCCAGCCGGTCGAGCAGTACGACGGCACGCTCGGCGTGACCGTCCCGTTCGTCAGCGCCCACCAGGGCGCCGTCGGCCAGCTGCAGTGGAACGACGACCTGGCCCTGAAATACGTCGACGCCGGCAACGTGTCCGGCGTGCGCTGGTGCTCCGGCACCCTGATCACTGAGAACCTGTTCCTCACCGCCGGCCACTGCCTCGACAGTGTCCCGCGCAGCCCGAACAGCTGGCAGCTCCCGCTGGTCAACGGCACCAACACGGTGATCCCGTCCAGCGAGATCGTCACCAACATGCACGTCAACTTCAACTACCAGCTCGACGCGAACGGCACCCCGCGGCCCGAACAGCGGGTCGCCATCGCTGAGCTCGTCGAGCACCGGCTCGGCCAGCTCGACTTCGCCGTCATCCGGCTGGTCGGCGCGCCCGCGCAGCAGTTCGGCAGCACCGCAGTGGCCGACGAGGACTCCCAGCTGCAGGACATGGTCTGCATCATCGGCCACCCCGCCGGCCAGCGGAAACGCATCGAGGCGGGCCCGGTCACCGGCCTGGTCAACACCCAGATCCGGTACAACGACATCGACACGCTCGGCGGGAACTCCGGGTCGGCGATCCTGTCGCCGACCGGTGAGGTCGTCGGCGTGCACACCAACGGTGGCTGCACCACCGGGGGCGGGTTCAACTTCGGCGTACGCATCAGCAGCATCATCAACGCCTCCCCGACGATCCGGGACCTGGCGACCCGCGCCACCGAGAAGGAACGCGACTGGATCACCGCGCTATACGCCGACCTGCTCGCCCGCCAGCCCGACCAGCAGGGCCTCGACTTCTGGGTCGCCCAGCGCCAGTCCGGGGCGAGTATCCGCGACGTCGTGCAGGGTTTCCTGCGCTCGTCGGAGTACTGCACGATCGCCGCCTCCCGCATCTATGTGGAGATCCTCGACCGCCAGCCCGACGACCCGGGCCTGAAACACTGGACCGACCAGTTCGGCCGCGGCGTACCCCGGCACGACATCCTGGTCGGCTTCCTGGACAGCCCCGAGTACCGCAACAACCACCCGGTTCCCGACCACTTCGTGGAATCCCTGTACGGCAAACTCCTCGGCCGCGTCTCCGACCCGGCCGGCCGCCAGCACTGGATCAACGTCCTCAACAGTGGCACCAGCACCGCCGACGTGATCCGTTCGTTCCTGTTCTCCCCGGAGTACTGCACGCAGCGCATCACCGAGCTGTACGCCTTCCTGCTGGGCCGCGTCCCGGACGCGAACGGCCTCGCCCACTGGGTGGCCGTCATGACCAGCGGCACCCCGTTCCAAGAGATCCAGCACGGCTTCCTGGAATCCCCGGAATACCGGGCGCGCGCCCTGACCAGATTCGCCAACCCGGCCTGA
- a CDS encoding NUDIX hydrolase yields MKLRHSVRAIILTDQHEVLLCRHVLPDLPGRVVWAAPGGGVEDGETPLAALRRELAEEIGLAVDSPPHVWHQEAVFGGVPGHDGVVNDYFLVRAAEFVPRGSLSDDELAAENITELRWWSLRDIRGYRGPDLFSPRDLATPLAALIDGGVPGRPVPLSL; encoded by the coding sequence GTGAAGCTCCGCCATTCCGTTCGCGCGATCATCCTCACGGACCAGCACGAGGTCCTGCTGTGCCGTCATGTCCTTCCCGATTTACCGGGGCGCGTCGTCTGGGCGGCGCCCGGCGGAGGGGTCGAGGACGGCGAGACGCCGCTGGCCGCCCTTCGCCGCGAGCTCGCGGAGGAGATCGGGCTCGCCGTCGACAGCCCGCCGCACGTGTGGCACCAGGAGGCGGTCTTCGGCGGCGTGCCGGGCCACGACGGCGTGGTCAATGATTACTTCCTGGTTCGTGCCGCGGAATTCGTGCCGCGCGGCTCCCTGTCCGACGACGAGCTCGCCGCCGAGAACATCACCGAACTGCGGTGGTGGTCTCTTCGTGACATCCGCGGTTATCGCGGGCCGGACCTGTTCTCGCCACGTGATCTGGCCACGCCGCTGGCCGCCTTGATCGACGGGGGTGTGCCCGGGCGCCCGGTGCCGCTGAGCCTGTGA
- a CDS encoding ABC transporter ATP-binding protein, producing the protein MDIAVELNQVSRRYTRRGAPALNNVSLAVPAGSFVAVMGATGSGKSTLLQCAAGLDRPTGGTVRLAGQDITRMRERALTRLRRDRVGFVFQSYNLLSELTVGQNVRLPGRLGAPRTRDVDDVLDAVGLAGLARRPVGALSGGQRQRVALARALVTAPTVIFADEPTGALDPATGAQVLRLLREAVDDDGVTVVMVTHDPVAAAWSDRLVLLRSGEIAADDRTPDASAVAERLAGVTA; encoded by the coding sequence ATGGATATCGCGGTGGAACTCAACCAGGTGTCACGCCGGTACACGCGGCGCGGCGCCCCGGCACTGAACAATGTGTCGCTCGCCGTGCCGGCGGGCTCGTTCGTCGCGGTGATGGGCGCGACCGGCTCCGGCAAGAGCACGCTGCTGCAGTGCGCGGCCGGCCTGGACCGGCCGACCGGCGGCACGGTACGCCTGGCCGGCCAGGACATCACCAGGATGCGGGAGCGCGCCCTGACCCGGCTGCGCCGCGACCGGGTCGGTTTCGTCTTCCAGTCCTACAACCTGCTGTCGGAGCTGACAGTCGGCCAGAACGTACGCCTACCGGGCCGACTCGGCGCGCCCCGCACCCGCGACGTCGACGATGTGCTCGACGCAGTCGGCCTGGCCGGGCTCGCCCGGCGCCCGGTCGGCGCGCTCTCCGGCGGCCAGCGGCAACGGGTGGCGCTGGCCCGCGCACTGGTCACCGCACCCACGGTGATCTTCGCTGACGAGCCGACCGGCGCCCTCGACCCGGCCACCGGCGCGCAGGTCCTGCGACTGCTGCGCGAGGCGGTGGACGACGACGGCGTCACTGTCGTGATGGTCACCCACGACCCGGTCGCCGCCGCGTGGAGCGACCGGCTGGTGCTGCTGCGTTCCGGCGAGATAGCGGCCGACGACCGTACCCCCGATGCTTCTGCCGTGGCCGAGCGCCTGGCGGGGGTGACCGCATGA